The window CTATGCTCGTCAGTTCTTGGGCAACATGGACAAGCCTGATGTGGATTCCATAGAGGGTCTCAGCCCTGCTATTTCCATTGACCAAAAAACCACATCGCGGAATCCGCGTTCGACAGTCGGGACGGCAACGGAAATCAATGACTATCTCCGCCTGCTCTATGCTCGGGTCGGGGTGCCGTACTGTATCAATGGGCATGGGGCGATCGCAGCTTCTTCGGTGGAGCAAATCGTTGATGAAGTTTTGGAATTGCCGGAGCGTCAGCGACTGCAGATTTTAGCACCGATTGTGCGGAAGAAAAAGGGGCAACACAAGACCATTTTTGAGAAAATCCAGAAGGACGGCTATGTTCGGGTACGTGTCAATGGTGATGTCTATGATGTGTCGGAAGTGCCTGAATTGTCCAAGAGCAAGGCGCACAATATTGAAGTCGTAGTCGACCGGATTGTGATCAAAGAGGGCATTCGTTCGCGGCTCTTTGACTCGATTGAAGCGGCCCTGCGGATTGCGGACGGTTATGTCATCATCGATACAATGGATGAGAAGGAACTGCTCTTCTCTGAGTACTATGCCTGCCCAGTTTGTGGTTTTACGGTACCAGAGTTGGAGCCTCGTCTTTTCTCTTTCAATGCGCCTTTTGGGTCTTGTAGCGACTGTGACGGTTTGGGCATGAAGCTGGAAGTGGATACGGATTTGATTGTCCCAGATGCCAGCAAGACCTTGCGTGACGGTGCCTTGGCTCCTTGGAATCCAATTTCATCCAACTACTATCCTCAGATGTTGGAGCAGGCCATGAACCACTTTGGTGTGGATATGGACAAGCCTTTCGAGGAATTGACGGAAGAAGAGAAGAATCTGATTTTCAATGGATCGGACGGCAAAGAATTCCATTTCCATTATGAAAATGAGTTCGGTGGGGTGCGTGATATTGACATTCCCTTTGAAGGCCTAATTACCAATATCAATCGCCGCTACCGTGAAACCAACAGTGACTATACGCGGACGGTTATGAAGGCCTATATGAATGAGTTGACCTGTGGAACCTGCCACGGCTACCGCCTCAATGACCAAGCCCTGTCTGTCAAAGTCGGAGGCGAGCAGGGACTTCATATTGGGCAGTTATCTGACTTGTCTGTAGCGGATCATTTGCAAGTCATTGAAAATCTGACCTTGTCTGAAAATGAAGCCACCATTGCGACGCCCATTGTCAAGGAAATCAAGGATCGCCTGTCCTTCCTAAATAACGTTGGACTAAATTACCTAACCCTTTCACGAGCAGCGGGGACGCTTTCTGGTGGTGAAAGCCAGCGGATTCGTTTGGCGACCCAGATTGGCTCCAACCTATCTGGTGTTCTCTATATTTTGGATGAGCCGTCGATTGGACTGCACCAGCGGGACAATGACCGCCTGATCGCTAGTCTTAAGAAAATGCGGGATTTGGGCAATACCTTGATTGTGGTGGAACATGATGAGGACACCATGCGGGAGGCGGACTGGCTGATTGACATCGGTCCGGGTGCGGGTGTGTTTGGCGGAGAAATCGTGGCCTCTGGGACACCTGCCCAGGTGGCTAAAAATAAAAAATCCATTACAGGCCAGTACCTGTCTGGCAAACGTGAAATTCCTGTACCTCTAGACCGTCGTGTTGGCAATGGTCGATTTCTAGAGGTGACCGGTGCCAAGGAAAACAACCTGCAAGATGTGACGGTTCGTTTCCCGCTCGGAAAATTTGTGGCGGTGACAGGGGTGTCTGGCTCAGGTAAATCAACTCTGGTCAACTCCATTTTGAAAAAAGCCATTGCCCAGAAACTCAATCGTAATTCGGACAAGCCAGGTAAATTCAAGTCTATTTCAGGAATCGAACACTTGGATCGCTTGATTGATATTGACCAAAGTCCGATTGGACGGACACCGCGTTCCAACCCAGCTACCTACACAGGTGTTTTTGACGATATTCGGGACCTCTTTGCCCAGACCAATGAAGCCAAAATCCGTGGCTACAAGAAGGGACGGTTCTCTTTTAACGTCAAAGGTGGTCGTTGTGAAGCCTGCTCTGGTGACGGGATTATCAAGATTGAAATGCACTTCTTGCCCGATGTCTTTGTACCTTGTGAAGTCTGTCATGGCCATCGCTACAACTCGGAAACCTTGGAAGTACACTACAAGGAGAAAAATATCGCCCAAGTCCTTGATATGACGGTCAATGACGCGGTCGAGTTCTTCAAACACATTCCGAAAATTGAGCGCAAACTCCGTACCATTCAAGATGTAGGCTTGGGCTACGTTACTCTAGGTCAGCCAGCGACCACTCTGTCAGGTGGTGAGGCCCAGCGGATGAAGTTGGCATCGGAACTTCACAAGCGGTCAACTGGTAAGTCCCTCTATATCTTGGATGAGCCGACGACAGGTCTTCACACAGAGG is drawn from Streptococcus sp. 29892 and contains these coding sequences:
- the uvrA gene encoding excinuclease ABC subunit UvrA, with the protein product MQENIVIHGARAHNLKNIDVTIPREKLVVVTGLSGSGKSSLAFDTLYAEGQRRYVESLSAYARQFLGNMDKPDVDSIEGLSPAISIDQKTTSRNPRSTVGTATEINDYLRLLYARVGVPYCINGHGAIAASSVEQIVDEVLELPERQRLQILAPIVRKKKGQHKTIFEKIQKDGYVRVRVNGDVYDVSEVPELSKSKAHNIEVVVDRIVIKEGIRSRLFDSIEAALRIADGYVIIDTMDEKELLFSEYYACPVCGFTVPELEPRLFSFNAPFGSCSDCDGLGMKLEVDTDLIVPDASKTLRDGALAPWNPISSNYYPQMLEQAMNHFGVDMDKPFEELTEEEKNLIFNGSDGKEFHFHYENEFGGVRDIDIPFEGLITNINRRYRETNSDYTRTVMKAYMNELTCGTCHGYRLNDQALSVKVGGEQGLHIGQLSDLSVADHLQVIENLTLSENEATIATPIVKEIKDRLSFLNNVGLNYLTLSRAAGTLSGGESQRIRLATQIGSNLSGVLYILDEPSIGLHQRDNDRLIASLKKMRDLGNTLIVVEHDEDTMREADWLIDIGPGAGVFGGEIVASGTPAQVAKNKKSITGQYLSGKREIPVPLDRRVGNGRFLEVTGAKENNLQDVTVRFPLGKFVAVTGVSGSGKSTLVNSILKKAIAQKLNRNSDKPGKFKSISGIEHLDRLIDIDQSPIGRTPRSNPATYTGVFDDIRDLFAQTNEAKIRGYKKGRFSFNVKGGRCEACSGDGIIKIEMHFLPDVFVPCEVCHGHRYNSETLEVHYKEKNIAQVLDMTVNDAVEFFKHIPKIERKLRTIQDVGLGYVTLGQPATTLSGGEAQRMKLASELHKRSTGKSLYILDEPTTGLHTEDIAQLLKVLARFVDDGNTVLVIEHNLDVIKTADHIIDMGPEGGVGGGTVVATGTPEEVASNPASFTGQYLKTKLKL